A stretch of Bacillota bacterium DNA encodes these proteins:
- the spo0A gene encoding sporulation transcription factor Spo0A: MMRILVVDNNVELCSILAEFFDSQPDMETVGVAYDGEEALVKLTELRPDVMILDITMPHLDGIGVLERMETMDLDPRPRIIVLTAFSRDELLSRLTELGVDYFIVKPFSLALLAERIREFTQEGPETGREISHQDHGKYHRPVRELPEKRIVKLLHEMGIPPHFKGFTYLRDAVLMCQSRGYVGGALTKEIYPALADKYNATIGGVEAAIRNAVVAAWENGNTEYISELCGTHRGERVPTNSLVIAKLAEEIAVAAM; this comes from the coding sequence ATGATGCGGATCTTGGTTGTTGATAATAATGTCGAATTGTGCAGTATATTGGCGGAATTTTTCGACAGTCAGCCAGATATGGAAACGGTCGGAGTTGCTTATGATGGGGAAGAGGCTTTGGTCAAGCTGACTGAACTGCGGCCGGATGTAATGATTTTAGATATTACCATGCCGCATCTTGATGGAATTGGTGTTTTAGAGCGGATGGAAACAATGGATTTAGATCCTCGCCCGAGGATTATTGTCCTAACTGCTTTCAGCCGCGACGAACTCCTGTCCCGTCTCACCGAACTAGGTGTCGATTACTTTATAGTCAAACCCTTTAGCCTAGCCCTACTTGCAGAAAGAATCCGTGAATTTACACAGGAGGGTCCGGAAACTGGCCGGGAAATCAGCCATCAAGATCATGGAAAGTATCATAGGCCGGTGCGCGAGTTGCCGGAAAAGCGCATTGTTAAGCTCTTACATGAAATGGGGATCCCACCGCATTTTAAAGGATTTACTTATCTGCGGGATGCGGTGCTGATGTGCCAGAGCCGCGGCTATGTCGGGGGAGCCCTTACCAAAGAAATTTATCCGGCCCTTGCAGACAAATATAATGCAACGATTGGAGGCGTGGAAGCCGCGATCCGCAACGCTGTAGTAGCTGCGTGGGAAAACGGCAACACCGAATACATAAGCGAGTTATGCGGCACTCATCGAGGGGAAAGGGTGCCCACCAATTCGTTAGTAATTGCAAAACTGGCAGAAGAAATAGCTGTTGCCGCGATGTAA
- a CDS encoding DUF116 domain-containing protein, with amino-acid sequence MRVNQSPRLFVGLVGGCLALVFALTLGIFYFSFTSYFLLAVIGIIFAVGILILLGLSITLHRGRTIPGLEGPSIWLINFLYPAAVGLGSLFGIDKDRVRGSFIAIRNRLTSLRTVKARPEQVLILLPHCLQLADCQYKVTTDADNCRRCGRCVIADILKLKDRYGVNVAVATGGTLARRQVKELRPKVVLAVACERDLASGIADIERVQVYGITNERPHGPCFNTTVDYREIEKAVQAVLE; translated from the coding sequence ATGAGAGTTAATCAAAGTCCCCGCCTGTTTGTGGGGTTAGTGGGCGGATGTTTAGCCCTGGTGTTCGCGCTTACCCTTGGTATCTTTTATTTCAGTTTTACCAGTTATTTTCTGCTCGCGGTGATTGGCATTATTTTCGCTGTGGGCATTCTGATCTTACTCGGCCTCTCAATCACTCTCCACCGCGGCAGAACCATACCCGGCTTGGAAGGTCCATCAATCTGGCTGATTAACTTCCTGTATCCGGCAGCTGTTGGTCTGGGCAGTTTGTTCGGAATTGATAAGGATCGGGTGCGGGGCTCGTTTATTGCTATCCGCAACCGTTTAACCAGCCTCCGGACTGTAAAGGCCAGACCTGAGCAGGTGCTGATTCTGCTTCCCCACTGTCTGCAGCTTGCCGACTGCCAGTATAAGGTTACCACCGATGCTGACAACTGCCGCCGCTGCGGCCGCTGTGTGATTGCTGATATTCTCAAGCTTAAAGACCGCTATGGGGTGAATGTAGCGGTAGCCACTGGCGGCACTCTTGCCAGACGGCAGGTGAAGGAACTTAGACCCAAGGTGGTGCTGGCTGTTGCCTGCGAGCGTGATCTTGCCAGCGGGATCGCGGACATTGAAAGGGTCCAAGTTTACGGCATTACGAACGAGCGACCCCATGGTCCCTGTTTTAACACTACTGTTGATTATCGGGAAATCGAAAAGGCGGTTCAGGCTGTATTAGAGTAA
- a CDS encoding carboxylesterase family protein: MLREVRTENGIVRGLPAADPRITSFKGVPFAAPPIGKNRWRAPQPAEDWDGVLEAFQFAPISMQARPGVNKKDLYSREWHVDPDLPMSEDCLYLNIWTPAVSADERLPVYVWYFGGGLQMGYTSEMEFDGERIARRGIVVVTVNYRVNVFGFLSHPELTAEAPDAPTNFGHLDQQFALKWVKRNIAAFGGDPDNITIGGQSAGGGSVLVQLTSHQNEGLFQRAIIQSGMFAPVYGRRRSPLLGTGLAEAEQKGIEFFKFLGVSSLAEARDLDAQYLMDKALEYKGFWGTVIDGVFCPGSPFDMFLENKRLQVPVMAGHTSSEFFAVLQAASKPEFENLAVEIFGDDAEEFLSICQLESGATAEVVRRTAVNSIEYAIRVAGRANAETGGKTPLYYYNFDGEIPGWDNPGTFHSVDLWFFFETLAKCWRPFVGKHYDLARQMCNYWAYFIKSGDPNGQDITGEEQPHWRPYTPEHPHCMVFREGPEPVEAYPSELMEFLVNRYFKTKK, from the coding sequence GTGCTGAGGGAAGTTAGGACTGAAAACGGGATTGTGCGGGGCCTGCCCGCTGCTGATCCCCGCATCACCAGCTTTAAAGGAGTTCCATTTGCCGCGCCGCCCATTGGCAAAAATCGCTGGCGGGCACCTCAACCGGCAGAAGATTGGGATGGAGTCTTGGAAGCGTTTCAGTTTGCGCCCATCTCGATGCAGGCGAGACCGGGGGTAAATAAGAAGGATCTGTACAGCCGGGAGTGGCATGTCGATCCGGATCTGCCCATGAGTGAGGATTGTCTGTACTTGAATATCTGGACACCGGCAGTAAGCGCCGATGAGAGGCTGCCTGTCTATGTCTGGTATTTCGGCGGCGGGCTCCAGATGGGCTACACCTCAGAAATGGAGTTCGATGGGGAGCGGATCGCCCGTCGGGGAATCGTAGTAGTTACAGTTAACTACCGGGTGAATGTGTTTGGGTTTTTAAGCCACCCAGAGCTGACGGCAGAAGCACCTGATGCTCCCACGAATTTTGGTCATCTGGATCAGCAGTTCGCCCTCAAATGGGTCAAACGCAACATCGCAGCTTTTGGAGGCGATCCGGATAACATCACCATCGGCGGCCAGTCTGCCGGTGGAGGCAGCGTATTGGTTCAGCTCACTTCGCACCAGAACGAGGGCTTATTCCAGAGGGCGATAATTCAAAGCGGCATGTTTGCTCCTGTGTATGGACGCCGCCGGTCGCCGCTGTTAGGCACAGGTTTAGCTGAAGCGGAGCAGAAGGGTATCGAGTTTTTCAAGTTTTTGGGCGTATCTTCCCTTGCTGAAGCCCGGGATTTAGATGCCCAGTACTTAATGGATAAGGCTTTAGAGTATAAAGGATTCTGGGGAACTGTGATTGATGGTGTGTTCTGCCCGGGCAGTCCTTTTGACATGTTTTTGGAAAACAAGCGCCTTCAGGTGCCGGTGATGGCTGGGCACACTTCTTCAGAGTTTTTTGCAGTGCTGCAGGCAGCATCGAAACCGGAGTTTGAGAATTTAGCAGTGGAGATTTTCGGTGACGATGCGGAGGAGTTTTTAAGCATCTGCCAGTTGGAATCCGGTGCCACTGCCGAAGTGGTCCGGCGCACAGCGGTCAACAGCATCGAGTATGCAATTAGGGTTGCTGGCAGGGCTAATGCCGAGACAGGCGGAAAAACACCGCTTTATTATTATAACTTTGACGGGGAAATACCGGGTTGGGATAATCCCGGAACATTCCATTCTGTTGATTTATGGTTTTTCTTTGAAACTTTAGCTAAGTGCTGGCGGCCTTTTGTAGGCAAACACTATGATTTGGCACGCCAGATGTGCAATTACTGGGCTTATTTTATCAAGAGCGGAGATCCCAACGGCCAAGATATTACCGGTGAAGAACAGCCCCACTGGCGCCCCTATACACCGGAACATCCTCACTGCATGGTGTTTCGCGAGGGGCCAGAGCCGGTTGAAGCTTACCCGAGTGAGCTGATGGAGTTCCTGGTCAACCGTTACTTTAAGACTAAAAAATAG
- a CDS encoding methionyl-tRNA formyltransferase: MRVVFMGTPEFAVPSLEVTARDHELLAVVTQPDRRRDRGQSIKFSPVKEKALEYGVPVLQPERVGTKAFLAEMEQLKPDVIVVVAFGQKIPKALLELPQHGCINVHASLLPKYRGAAPIQYAIINGDEVTGVTTMYLSEGWDEGDMILKAEEPIYPTDTAGALHDRLAVKGAELLGETLKQIAAGTAPRIPQDHDQATFAYKLEKSHGEIDWNQDAASIHNLVRGLNPWPTAYTYFESRILKIWETEVIEISGGSPGEILEIAPEGIVVGTGKGGLLLKQVQRQGARIMSAYDAANGMRLQIGQYLGAPDES; this comes from the coding sequence ATGCGGGTAGTTTTCATGGGCACTCCGGAGTTTGCCGTGCCGAGTTTGGAGGTTACCGCTCGTGACCATGAACTCTTGGCCGTGGTAACTCAGCCGGATCGCCGGCGGGACCGGGGCCAAAGCATTAAGTTTTCTCCGGTTAAGGAGAAGGCCCTTGAGTACGGTGTTCCGGTTCTGCAGCCAGAACGAGTGGGCACAAAAGCGTTTTTAGCCGAGATGGAGCAGCTGAAACCAGATGTAATTGTGGTGGTTGCTTTCGGCCAAAAAATTCCCAAAGCTCTGCTTGAACTGCCGCAGCATGGGTGTATTAATGTCCACGCATCACTTCTGCCTAAATACCGGGGTGCAGCGCCGATCCAATACGCAATTATCAATGGTGATGAGGTAACCGGTGTCACCACAATGTATCTCAGCGAAGGCTGGGATGAGGGAGACATGATTTTAAAAGCAGAGGAACCGATTTATCCCACCGATACCGCTGGTGCCCTTCATGACCGCCTAGCTGTCAAAGGCGCTGAGCTGCTGGGGGAAACCTTGAAGCAGATTGCAGCCGGCACAGCTCCCCGCATTCCGCAGGATCATGATCAGGCAACTTTTGCATATAAATTAGAGAAAAGCCATGGAGAAATCGACTGGAATCAGGATGCGGCAAGCATCCACAACCTGGTAAGGGGCCTGAATCCCTGGCCGACTGCTTATACTTATTTTGAAAGCCGGATTTTGAAGATATGGGAAACTGAAGTTATTGAAATCAGCGGCGGCAGCCCGGGTGAGATTTTGGAGATTGCGCCAGAAGGCATAGTGGTGGGAACAGGGAAAGGTGGTCTCCTTTTAAAGCAGGTACAGCGCCAGGGCGCTCGGATCATGTCTGCCTATGATGCGGCCAATGGAATGCGGCTTCAGATTGGCCAGTATTTAGGAGCACCCGATGAGAGTTAA
- a CDS encoding zinc metallopeptidase: MFFYYDPTWILVLPALIFAMWAQSKVSSTFRKYLRVFASSNYTGAQVARYLLDANGLHDVRIEMARGTLTDHYDPRTKTLRLSKPVYESSSVASLGVAAHETGHAVQHAENYVPLGIRNNLWPVASFGSQAAFPLFFIGLLFGIPVLTTIGIWFFVAALAFQVVTLPVEFNASRRALNMLTEAGFITQAERPKAKEVLSAAALTYVAAVAVSAMQLLRLLVLRNARER; the protein is encoded by the coding sequence ATGTTCTTTTATTATGATCCTACCTGGATTTTAGTACTGCCGGCATTAATTTTTGCCATGTGGGCTCAGAGCAAGGTTAGCTCGACATTCCGCAAATATCTGCGGGTGTTCGCCTCTTCTAACTACACAGGGGCGCAGGTGGCCCGCTATCTTTTGGATGCCAATGGTCTCCATGATGTGCGGATTGAAATGGCCAGAGGTACTCTGACCGACCACTATGATCCGCGGACCAAAACCCTGCGGCTCTCCAAACCGGTTTATGAAAGCAGCAGTGTGGCTTCTTTAGGTGTTGCGGCCCATGAAACCGGTCACGCGGTGCAGCACGCGGAGAACTATGTTCCCCTGGGAATTCGCAATAATCTGTGGCCTGTAGCTAGCTTTGGCTCTCAGGCAGCGTTTCCGCTGTTTTTCATTGGTCTTTTATTCGGAATTCCGGTTTTAACAACGATCGGAATTTGGTTCTTTGTTGCTGCTCTGGCGTTTCAAGTTGTTACTCTGCCTGTTGAGTTTAACGCATCGCGGCGGGCACTGAATATGCTGACGGAAGCAGGGTTTATTACCCAGGCCGAGCGGCCTAAAGCAAAGGAAGTACTGTCCGCAGCCGCTTTAACCTATGTGGCGGCAGTAGCTGTTTCAGCAATGCAGCTGCTTCGGCTGCTGGTGCTGCGCAACGCAAGAGAACGATAA
- the def gene encoding peptide deformylase — MAVMKIVTIGDPVLRQPTEPVTKITKKISRLIQNMIETMYAADGAGLAAPQVGISKKICVIDVGEGPIVLINPEIVSGSGEAIDVEGCLSIPGKQAYVKRMAEVVVEAINEEGKPIRIQGEGLLARALQHEIDHLNGIMYVDLVDKKDIFSVEGDE; from the coding sequence ATGGCTGTAATGAAAATTGTAACAATAGGTGATCCGGTTCTGAGGCAACCGACAGAACCGGTTACAAAAATAACGAAGAAGATATCAAGACTGATCCAGAACATGATTGAAACCATGTACGCTGCTGATGGGGCAGGTTTGGCCGCACCTCAGGTGGGGATAAGTAAAAAGATCTGCGTAATCGACGTGGGTGAGGGACCGATTGTTCTAATCAATCCCGAGATCGTGTCCGGATCAGGTGAAGCTATCGATGTGGAAGGCTGTTTAAGCATTCCAGGCAAACAAGCCTATGTCAAACGCATGGCGGAGGTTGTCGTAGAAGCGATCAATGAAGAAGGCAAACCGATCCGCATTCAAGGTGAAGGATTATTAGCGCGGGCTCTGCAGCATGAAATTGATCATCTCAACGGTATTATGTATGTAGACTTAGTCGACAAAAAAGATATTTTTTCTGTAGAAGGGGACGAGTAG
- the rsmB gene encoding 16S rRNA (cytosine(967)-C(5))-methyltransferase RsmB, with product MNSKLNPRKAALDVLLMVENGAFISDALNQVFGEYHLSELDKALAAEIAYGTVRMQKSLDYLLNKVSRRRVDQLQPNIRSILRLGAYQLEYLDRIPPAAAVNESVKLIPKKERRGAGGFVNAVLRNLIRKRSEIDFPSLEADPVRHIAVKYSHPEWMVKRWVKRWGELDSIKLCETNNLNPKFHVRVNTLKITRDELKAYFLERGINAVPAQFAPDVLICDKSIDLASEPYFQAGYYYIQNESSALAAHALGPRPGETVYDLCAAPGGKSTHLAQLMDNEGRVLAVDQTEAKTGLIRNNAERLGVSIIDIRVGDAAGIELPQADRVLVDAPCSGLGVLRHKPDARWHKTEQNIFDLAEIQRKILGNAARLVKPGGILVYSTCTLEPEENEDMIAWLLEKYPSFQLSPLPEWFPPSQTEGMLTILPFVYGIDGFFICKIANNLF from the coding sequence ATGAACAGCAAACTAAATCCACGGAAAGCAGCTTTAGATGTACTACTGATGGTCGAAAACGGAGCTTTTATCAGTGATGCCTTGAATCAAGTGTTTGGAGAATACCATCTTTCGGAGCTGGACAAGGCATTAGCGGCTGAAATTGCCTACGGCACTGTGAGAATGCAGAAAAGCCTTGATTATCTCTTGAACAAAGTAAGCCGCCGCAGAGTGGATCAGCTGCAGCCTAATATCCGCTCTATTCTCCGGCTGGGTGCTTACCAGCTCGAGTATCTGGATCGGATTCCGCCTGCAGCTGCCGTTAACGAAAGCGTGAAGCTGATTCCCAAAAAAGAGCGGCGGGGTGCCGGAGGCTTTGTTAACGCTGTGCTTCGCAATCTGATTAGAAAGCGCAGCGAGATAGATTTTCCTAGTTTAGAGGCGGATCCCGTGCGGCACATCGCGGTTAAGTACTCCCATCCCGAGTGGATGGTCAAGCGCTGGGTCAAGCGCTGGGGAGAACTTGATTCCATCAAGCTCTGCGAAACTAATAATCTTAATCCCAAATTCCATGTCCGGGTAAATACGCTTAAGATTACTCGAGATGAGCTGAAAGCCTATTTTTTGGAGCGGGGGATCAATGCGGTTCCCGCGCAGTTCGCGCCAGATGTTTTGATCTGTGATAAAAGCATTGATCTAGCGAGTGAGCCATATTTCCAAGCGGGGTACTACTACATCCAAAACGAAAGCTCTGCTTTGGCCGCCCACGCCTTGGGTCCCCGACCGGGTGAGACTGTCTATGATCTGTGCGCCGCTCCTGGCGGAAAAAGCACCCATTTGGCTCAACTGATGGACAATGAAGGCCGAGTTTTAGCTGTTGACCAAACTGAAGCTAAGACAGGTCTGATTCGGAATAATGCCGAGCGATTGGGTGTCTCCATTATTGATATTAGAGTAGGCGATGCCGCTGGGATTGAGCTTCCTCAGGCAGACCGAGTCTTGGTTGATGCCCCCTGCTCCGGATTGGGTGTTCTGCGCCATAAACCTGATGCCCGCTGGCATAAAACGGAGCAGAATATCTTCGATCTGGCTGAGATTCAGCGCAAAATTTTGGGAAATGCCGCCAGATTGGTAAAACCAGGAGGAATCTTAGTTTATTCCACATGTACATTAGAACCTGAAGAAAATGAAGACATGATCGCCTGGTTATTAGAAAAATATCCCTCTTTTCAGTTATCGCCCCTTCCGGAATGGTTTCCACCTTCCCAAACCGAGGGAATGCTCACCATTCTTCCATTTGTTTATGGTATTGACGGGTTCTTTATATGTAAAATAGCAAACAATCTATTTTGA
- the priA gene encoding primosomal protein N', which produces MTPILKFAGVIVDVKVSSVNKPFHYRIPEHLQDLKCGHRVLVSFGRRRVEGYVVEIVDKVDLAPDKIKPIIKILDPEPVLTPEQLDTARWMVETYAGLYSQALQCFLPAGTRYGKERVSEKKQLAAALVDPEKVDGYLAQLSPRAVKQRQVLLELMENPRQLASGLCQKTDTGYQTLRALEAKGFITLEEETIERELKFRADEKAVPVLTPDQNQALTAVIEECTGAKKPILIHGVTDSGKTEVYLRAIDHCLNQGRQAIMLVPEIALTGQTIARFTQRFPGQIAVLHSGLSEGERYDQWLSIFRGEVPIVIGARSAVFAPLKNIGLIVIDEEHEGAYKQADGLLKYHARSVAIKRAEQHGAVVVLGSATPSLESYHRALRGEFRLVEMPRRVNNRPFPEVSLVDMREEFAADNRTMFSRQLTEELNLTLANGEQAIILLNRRGYSAFVLCRECGYVVGCPNCHVSLTYHQDNRLKCHYCGYMQELPPSCPECASRYLRQFGTGTQQLEAFIRHNFPQARTVRLDSDTTRRKGAHERLLSQFRRGEANVLIGTQMIAKGLDFPDVTLVGVISADFALNFPDFRSAERTFQLLMQVSGRAGRGEKPGRVIIQCYDPEHYAVAAVKKHDYLEFYRQEVSYRRALAYPPYGHMVRILIQGSEAAVSQKSRDLHKLLTERVPDAVIYGPAPAPISKIKGRYRWHIIIKSGRKISQLLTDLPQNDGEFTVSVDPDPLFLL; this is translated from the coding sequence GTGACACCAATTCTTAAGTTTGCTGGTGTAATTGTCGATGTAAAAGTCAGTTCAGTTAATAAACCATTTCACTACCGCATACCGGAGCACCTCCAAGATCTGAAGTGCGGTCATCGTGTTTTAGTCTCTTTTGGGCGGCGCCGGGTAGAAGGTTATGTGGTGGAGATCGTTGATAAAGTGGATCTGGCACCGGACAAAATTAAGCCGATCATCAAAATTCTTGATCCAGAACCGGTGTTAACTCCGGAGCAGCTGGATACAGCCCGCTGGATGGTGGAAACCTATGCGGGGCTGTATTCTCAAGCGCTCCAGTGTTTTCTGCCGGCCGGAACCAGGTATGGGAAAGAAAGAGTGAGCGAGAAAAAGCAGCTGGCAGCAGCGCTTGTCGATCCGGAAAAGGTGGATGGGTATTTGGCCCAGCTTTCTCCTCGCGCGGTAAAACAGCGGCAGGTACTTTTGGAACTTATGGAAAACCCGCGGCAGCTGGCGAGCGGCCTGTGTCAAAAGACAGATACGGGCTATCAAACGCTGCGGGCTTTAGAGGCCAAAGGCTTTATTACTCTGGAAGAGGAAACGATTGAGCGGGAGCTTAAGTTTAGAGCAGATGAAAAAGCGGTGCCAGTTTTAACACCCGATCAAAATCAAGCGCTGACCGCTGTAATTGAAGAGTGCACCGGTGCTAAAAAGCCCATCTTAATTCATGGTGTCACTGACAGCGGCAAAACCGAGGTTTATCTGCGGGCGATCGATCACTGCCTGAACCAGGGCAGACAGGCGATTATGCTTGTTCCGGAAATTGCCTTAACTGGGCAGACGATCGCCCGGTTTACCCAGAGATTTCCCGGACAAATTGCGGTGCTTCACAGCGGGTTATCGGAGGGTGAGCGCTATGATCAGTGGCTGAGCATTTTCCGCGGTGAGGTACCGATCGTGATTGGAGCAAGGTCAGCAGTGTTTGCGCCTTTGAAAAATATCGGACTGATTGTAATTGATGAGGAGCATGAAGGCGCATACAAACAAGCTGATGGCCTGTTAAAATATCATGCCAGGAGTGTGGCGATTAAAAGGGCAGAGCAGCATGGGGCAGTGGTGGTGCTGGGAAGCGCCACTCCTTCTCTTGAGAGCTACCACCGCGCTCTGAGGGGTGAATTCCGTCTGGTAGAGATGCCGCGGCGGGTAAACAATCGTCCTTTTCCGGAAGTCTCTTTAGTGGATATGCGGGAGGAGTTTGCTGCGGACAACCGCACTATGTTCAGCAGGCAGCTCACTGAGGAGCTTAACTTAACCCTGGCCAACGGCGAGCAGGCGATTATCCTCCTGAATCGGCGGGGGTACTCAGCTTTTGTCCTCTGCCGCGAGTGCGGTTATGTGGTGGGCTGCCCCAACTGCCATGTCTCACTGACCTATCATCAGGATAATAGGTTGAAATGCCATTACTGCGGCTATATGCAGGAACTCCCTCCAAGCTGTCCGGAGTGTGCCAGCCGCTATTTAAGGCAGTTTGGCACCGGAACGCAGCAGCTGGAGGCGTTTATCCGCCACAACTTTCCTCAAGCCCGAACAGTGCGCTTGGATTCGGATACAACTAGGCGAAAAGGCGCCCACGAGCGGCTGTTAAGTCAGTTTCGCCGTGGAGAAGCCAATGTGTTAATTGGCACCCAGATGATTGCTAAAGGTCTCGATTTTCCGGACGTGACTCTGGTGGGCGTAATCAGCGCCGATTTCGCCCTCAATTTCCCGGATTTTCGCTCGGCAGAGCGCACTTTTCAGCTGTTAATGCAGGTTTCAGGGAGGGCTGGACGGGGTGAAAAACCCGGTCGGGTGATCATTCAGTGCTATGATCCGGAACATTATGCGGTGGCAGCGGTAAAAAAACATGATTATCTTGAGTTTTACCGCCAGGAAGTTTCTTACCGCCGGGCATTGGCCTATCCTCCCTATGGGCATATGGTGCGGATCCTGATTCAGGGAAGTGAGGCTGCGGTTTCCCAAAAAAGCAGGGATCTGCATAAACTGCTGACAGAGCGGGTACCTGATGCAGTGATTTACGGACCGGCACCGGCACCGATTTCCAAAATCAAGGGACGCTACCGCTGGCATATTATCATCAAATCAGGCCGCAAGATCAGTCAACTATTGACGGATCTACCGCAGAATGACGGTGAGTTCACAGTCAGCGTTGATCCCGATCCCTTGTTCTTATTATAA